A part of Streptomyces sp. NBC_01451 genomic DNA contains:
- a CDS encoding sacsin N-terminal ATP-binding-like domain-containing protein, producing MSKFVRPAAEGSDPFGTARLRRGVLDAWATSPARFREDANAEEDLVLGGYRDRLVVELAQNAADAAARAGVPGRFRLTLRDGVLVAANTGAPLDATGVESLSTLRASAKRDAQEGRDGEGVEGGKGTAAVGRFGVGFAAVLAVSDEPAVVGRHGGVRWALAEARELAAETARHSPGLGDEIRRRDGHVPLLRLPFAAEGTAPTPYDTAVILPLRDTAAEALAERLLNGVDDALLLTLPGLEEVVIEAGEQTRTLNRRTDGVLTLVEDSRDGTSRWRTVSAHGPLEAALLAGRPVEERLRPHWSVTWAVPVDVDGAPVPPRTSPVVHAPTPSDEPLGVPALLIASLPLDTARRHAAPGPLTDFLVGRAADAYTELLADWHPVGEGIIALVPGPLGKSELDGQLRQAILERLPRTAFLPPALDPGDDEELPSALRPRDAEVVEGAGVETVRVLAEVLPTLLPAGLERRVELRTLGVARVPLTEAVDRLAGLEKAPEWWHRLYDSLAGVDPDRLTGLPVPLADGRTTIGPRQVLLPIGGEVEGPAPETLARLGLKVAHPDAAHPLLEKLGALPATPRAVLTTPQVRAAVAASLDEDSVGLSWDDEGTPDAEELADTVLALVRDADLEPGDEPWLGALALPDEDGELSPAGELVLPGSPFAQVIREGELATVDGELADRWGEQPLAACGVLATFALVRATDVVLDPDELEPRDSDFAEPDDPGLLDAVDVWSEDILDRFPDSPVPPVATELVAVRDLDLVDDDRWPQALALLAQPPLRDAIVQPVRVLLPDGTHELVRPYTAWWLRGNPVLDGRRPAGLLAAGGDPLLRGLYEEADATGFDDEQVLRALGVRTSVAALLDEPGGAAELLDRLADPEREVSGAQLHALYGALADLDPEQVTLPDDLRAVVDGHIEVVDAADAVVVDSPDLLPFTSGVPLLPVRPARAAELAELFQVRRLSESVTGEVTSEGAEHDVPESVRVLLGPATPATYVEHDELVVDGVELDWRRTRDGVVHASTLEGVAAGLAWAAGQWPRRFEVAALIEDPSRTTELARDRWFD from the coding sequence GTGAGCAAGTTCGTGCGACCGGCAGCTGAGGGCTCGGATCCTTTCGGTACGGCCCGTCTGCGCCGGGGCGTTCTGGACGCGTGGGCCACCAGCCCCGCCCGGTTCCGTGAGGACGCCAACGCCGAGGAGGATCTCGTCCTCGGCGGCTACCGGGACCGGCTCGTCGTCGAGCTTGCCCAGAACGCCGCCGACGCCGCCGCGCGGGCCGGGGTGCCGGGCAGGTTCCGGCTCACCCTCCGCGACGGTGTCCTCGTCGCCGCCAACACCGGTGCCCCGCTGGACGCCACCGGTGTCGAGTCCCTGTCGACCCTGCGCGCCTCGGCCAAGCGGGACGCCCAGGAGGGCAGGGACGGCGAGGGTGTCGAGGGGGGTAAGGGGACGGCCGCCGTCGGACGGTTCGGCGTCGGCTTCGCCGCCGTCCTCGCCGTCAGCGACGAGCCCGCCGTCGTCGGCCGGCACGGGGGTGTGCGGTGGGCGCTCGCCGAGGCCCGCGAGCTGGCCGCCGAGACCGCCCGGCACAGCCCCGGACTCGGTGACGAGATCCGGCGGCGCGACGGCCATGTACCCCTCCTCCGGCTGCCGTTCGCCGCCGAGGGCACCGCGCCGACCCCGTACGACACGGCCGTCATCCTCCCGCTGCGCGACACCGCCGCCGAGGCTCTCGCGGAGCGGCTGCTGAACGGCGTCGACGACGCGCTTCTGCTGACGTTGCCCGGTCTCGAAGAGGTCGTCATCGAGGCGGGGGAGCAGACGCGCACCCTCAACCGGCGTACAGACGGCGTCCTGACCCTCGTGGAGGACTCCCGGGACGGTACGAGCCGCTGGCGTACCGTCTCCGCGCACGGGCCCCTGGAGGCCGCCCTGTTGGCCGGGCGGCCGGTCGAGGAGCGGCTGCGTCCGCACTGGTCGGTCACCTGGGCCGTGCCCGTCGACGTGGACGGGGCTCCCGTGCCGCCCCGGACCAGCCCCGTCGTGCACGCGCCCACACCGAGCGACGAACCGCTGGGCGTACCGGCGTTGCTCATCGCCTCGCTCCCGCTGGACACCGCCCGCCGGCATGCCGCGCCCGGCCCGCTCACCGACTTCCTGGTGGGGCGCGCCGCCGACGCGTACACCGAACTCCTCGCCGACTGGCACCCGGTGGGGGAGGGCATCATCGCGCTCGTGCCCGGCCCGCTGGGAAAGAGCGAGCTGGACGGGCAGTTGCGCCAGGCCATCCTGGAACGGCTGCCGCGCACCGCCTTCCTCCCGCCCGCACTCGACCCGGGGGACGACGAGGAACTGCCCTCCGCCCTGCGCCCCCGGGACGCGGAGGTCGTCGAGGGCGCCGGGGTCGAGACGGTCCGCGTCCTCGCCGAGGTGCTGCCCACGCTGCTGCCCGCCGGGCTCGAACGCCGGGTGGAACTACGGACGTTGGGAGTCGCCCGGGTTCCCCTGACCGAAGCCGTCGACCGGCTCGCCGGCCTGGAGAAGGCGCCCGAGTGGTGGCACCGGCTGTACGACAGCCTGGCCGGCGTCGACCCCGACCGGCTGACCGGGCTGCCCGTGCCGCTCGCCGACGGGCGTACGACCATCGGCCCCCGCCAGGTACTGCTGCCCATCGGTGGCGAGGTGGAGGGCCCCGCCCCCGAGACGCTCGCCCGCCTCGGCCTCAAGGTCGCCCACCCGGACGCCGCCCACCCCCTCCTGGAGAAGCTCGGCGCCCTCCCGGCCACCCCGCGCGCCGTCCTCACCACCCCGCAGGTACGGGCCGCCGTCGCCGCCTCCCTCGACGAGGACTCCGTCGGCCTGTCATGGGACGACGAAGGCACCCCGGACGCCGAGGAGTTGGCCGACACGGTCCTCGCCCTCGTCCGGGACGCGGACCTCGAACCCGGCGACGAGCCCTGGCTCGGCGCCCTCGCCCTCCCCGACGAGGACGGCGAGCTGTCCCCCGCCGGTGAACTCGTCCTGCCCGGCAGCCCGTTCGCCCAGGTGATCCGGGAAGGTGAACTGGCCACGGTGGACGGTGAGTTGGCGGACAGGTGGGGCGAGCAGCCGCTGGCCGCCTGCGGTGTCCTCGCGACCTTCGCCCTCGTACGCGCCACCGATGTCGTCCTCGACCCGGACGAACTGGAGCCCCGGGACAGCGACTTCGCCGAACCCGACGACCCCGGCCTGCTCGACGCCGTCGACGTGTGGAGCGAGGACATCCTCGACCGCTTCCCCGACTCGCCGGTGCCTCCCGTCGCCACGGAACTGGTCGCCGTACGCGACCTGGACCTCGTGGACGACGACCGCTGGCCCCAGGCCCTCGCCCTCCTCGCCCAGCCGCCCCTGCGGGACGCGATCGTCCAGCCGGTGCGCGTCCTGCTGCCCGACGGCACGCATGAACTCGTACGGCCGTACACGGCCTGGTGGTTGCGCGGAAACCCGGTGCTGGACGGGCGCAGGCCCGCCGGTCTCCTGGCGGCGGGCGGCGACCCGCTCCTGCGCGGCCTGTACGAGGAGGCCGACGCCACCGGGTTCGACGACGAGCAGGTGCTGCGGGCGCTGGGCGTACGGACGTCGGTGGCCGCCCTCCTCGACGAGCCGGGCGGCGCCGCCGAACTGCTGGACCGCCTCGCCGACCCCGAGCGGGAGGTGAGCGGCGCCCAACTGCACGCCCTCTACGGGGCGTTGGCCGACCTCGACCCGGAACAGGTCACGCTGCCCGACGACTTGCGGGCCGTGGTCGACGGGCACATCGAGGTGGTGGACGCGGCGGACGCCGTGGTGGTCGACTCACCCGACCTGCTGCCCTTCACATCGGGGGTGCCGCTGCTCCCCGTACGCCCGGCGCGGGCCGCCGAGCTGGCGGAACTGTTCCAGGTGCGGCGGCTGAGCGAGTCGGTGACGGGCGAGGTGACGTCCGAGGGCGCGGAGCACGACGTACCGGAGTCGGTACGGGTACTGCTCGGTCCGGCGACCCCGGCCACGTACGTCGAGCACGACGAGCTCGTCGTCGACGGCGTGGAGCTGGACTGGCGCCGGACGCGGGACGGCGTGGTCCACGCCTCGACTCTGGAGGGCGTCGCGGCCGGGCTCGCCTGGGCGGCCGGACAGTGGCCGCGGCGGTTCGAGGTGGCGGCGCTCATCGAGGACCCGTCGAGGACGACGGAACTGGCGCGGGACCGCTGGTTCGACTGA
- a CDS encoding HAD family hydrolase, whose amino-acid sequence MTSMPLPTPSGALTVGFDLDMTLIDSRPGIHACYVALAERTGTYIDADLAVTRLGPPLADELVHWFSADRIAEMSDLYRAMYPAIAITATPAMTGAREAIAAVRESGGRAIVVTAKYEPNAKLHLEHLGIEPDAVIGNLWAEQKAVALREQGASVYVGDHVGDVRGARAAGALSVAVPTGPCDAAELRAAGADVVLDDLTHFPAWLASYPGDPGDLGDPGDPGDPGYSDATAARA is encoded by the coding sequence ATGACATCCATGCCCTTGCCGACACCCTCCGGCGCGCTCACCGTCGGGTTCGACCTCGACATGACCCTCATCGACTCCCGGCCCGGCATCCACGCCTGCTACGTGGCGCTCGCCGAGCGCACGGGCACGTACATCGACGCCGATCTGGCCGTCACCCGGCTCGGTCCGCCCCTCGCGGACGAGCTCGTGCACTGGTTTTCGGCCGATCGGATCGCGGAGATGAGCGACCTCTACCGGGCGATGTATCCGGCCATCGCCATCACCGCGACCCCCGCGATGACCGGCGCCCGCGAGGCCATCGCGGCCGTGCGGGAGTCCGGCGGAAGGGCGATCGTCGTCACCGCCAAGTACGAGCCGAACGCCAAGCTCCACCTCGAACACCTCGGCATCGAGCCCGACGCGGTCATCGGGAACCTGTGGGCCGAGCAGAAGGCGGTGGCGCTGCGCGAGCAGGGCGCGAGCGTGTACGTCGGCGACCACGTCGGAGACGTACGCGGTGCCCGGGCCGCCGGTGCCCTGTCGGTGGCCGTGCCCACCGGGCCCTGTGACGCCGCTGAGCTGCGCGCGGCGGGCGCGGACGTCGTCCTCGACGACCTCACCCACTTCCCGGCCTGGCTGGCCTCCTATCCCGGGGACCCGGGGGACCTGGGAGACCCGGGAGACCCGGGAGACCCCGGCTACTCGGACGCGACGGCCGCCCGCGCCTGA
- a CDS encoding cold-shock protein has translation MPTGKVKWFNSEKGFGFLSRDDGGDVFVHSSVLPAGVDSLKPGQRVEFGVVAGQRGDQALSVVILDPTPSVAAAQRKKPDELASIVQDLTTVLENITPMLERGRYPEKTSGAKIAGLLRAVADQLDV, from the coding sequence GTGCCCACCGGCAAGGTCAAGTGGTTCAACAGTGAGAAGGGTTTCGGCTTTCTCTCCCGCGATGACGGCGGTGACGTCTTCGTCCATTCCTCGGTACTGCCCGCCGGAGTCGATTCCCTCAAGCCGGGCCAGCGCGTGGAGTTCGGGGTTGTCGCCGGCCAACGCGGTGACCAGGCGCTTTCCGTCGTGATCCTGGACCCGACCCCGTCGGTCGCGGCGGCACAGCGCAAGAAGCCCGACGAACTGGCCTCCATCGTCCAGGACTTGACGACCGTCCTGGAGAACATCACGCCGATGCTGGAAAGGGGCCGTTACCCCGAGAAGACCTCGGGTGCGAAGATCGCGGGCCTGCTGCGGGCGGTCGCCGACCAGCTGGACGTGTGA
- a CDS encoding DUF3027 domain-containing protein, which translates to MSAATTRSRTPDRLCAEAVDLALSAAEDAAAPGVVGEHAGLMSEGDRVVTHFFECKEFGYRGWRWAVTVARASRAKLVTLNEVVLLPGPDALQAPEWVPWSERLRPGDMGPGDLLPTDAEDLRLEPGYSGEDEPLPNSVLGSAAASVALAADLAEAEDADITPGSPARFTVVPARGSIAAVAEELGMRRARVLSRYGLHSAADRWEDAYGPTTPMAQAAPATCVSCGFLVAIGGSLGQAFGVCTNEFAPADGRVVSLAYGCGGHSEAAVMPKPPVPPPHVIDETMVDPFPLRPAADSGSVSVGGTDADGDTADLGHS; encoded by the coding sequence GTGAGCGCAGCGACAACGCGAAGCCGCACCCCCGACCGCCTGTGCGCCGAGGCCGTCGACCTCGCCCTTTCGGCGGCGGAGGATGCGGCGGCGCCAGGCGTGGTGGGTGAACACGCCGGCCTGATGTCAGAAGGCGACCGTGTCGTCACGCACTTCTTCGAGTGCAAGGAGTTCGGCTACCGGGGCTGGCGCTGGGCGGTGACGGTCGCCCGGGCGTCCCGGGCCAAGCTGGTCACCCTGAACGAAGTGGTGCTCCTGCCGGGCCCCGACGCCCTCCAGGCCCCGGAGTGGGTGCCCTGGAGCGAGCGTCTGCGCCCCGGGGACATGGGCCCCGGGGACCTGCTCCCGACGGACGCGGAGGATCTGCGTCTGGAGCCCGGCTACTCGGGCGAGGACGAGCCCCTGCCGAACTCCGTACTGGGGTCGGCCGCGGCTTCGGTGGCACTGGCCGCGGATCTGGCGGAGGCCGAGGACGCGGACATCACGCCGGGCTCACCGGCCCGCTTCACCGTCGTACCGGCGCGCGGTTCCATCGCGGCGGTGGCGGAGGAACTGGGCATGCGCAGGGCGCGTGTCCTGTCGCGGTACGGCCTGCACAGCGCCGCCGACCGCTGGGAGGACGCGTACGGCCCCACGACGCCCATGGCCCAGGCCGCGCCGGCGACATGCGTGAGCTGCGGGTTCCTCGTGGCGATCGGCGGGTCGCTCGGACAGGCGTTCGGTGTGTGTACGAACGAGTTCGCCCCGGCTGACGGGCGTGTGGTGTCCCTGGCGTACGGCTGCGGGGGCCACTCGGAGGCAGCGGTGATGCCGAAGCCGCCGGTTCCGCCGCCGCACGTCATCGACGAGACGATGGTGGACCCGTTCCCCCTGCGGCCCGCGGCGGACTCCGGATCGGTGTCGGTGGGCGGGACGGACGCGGACGGGGACACGGCGGACCTCGGGCACTCGTAG
- a CDS encoding prohibitin family protein: MFVLSILLLIAAVVLFLVGRGRETGGWKVGAALSAVAAVLAGVFSCVHVVRAYEVGVPVTFGKVGEPLTSGIQFKSPFTDVTSFSTRPVDLDMYGKDVVEVRSAQGGVLYADVTIKWAVIPARAVELYRLAGSEEAVQERLVVPDSREIIRNVFAKHTSEEGYASAREQIGSEIATLVKARLAPRGIDVTNVNLRNVKPSDKLQEQIDKKIQQEQDTERAVEAARTAKAEAERKRIEAEGIARANGILSKSLSDKVLYNQCLEAYKEAAKYNAVYAVPCGTDANGTPVIVDSTKK; this comes from the coding sequence GTGTTCGTGCTGTCCATACTGCTGCTCATAGCGGCGGTCGTGCTGTTTCTCGTCGGCCGTGGCCGGGAGACCGGCGGCTGGAAGGTCGGGGCGGCGCTCAGCGCCGTCGCGGCCGTGCTGGCCGGTGTCTTCTCGTGCGTCCATGTCGTGCGCGCCTACGAGGTCGGGGTACCGGTGACCTTCGGCAAGGTCGGGGAACCGCTGACCTCCGGTATCCAGTTCAAGTCGCCGTTCACCGACGTCACGTCCTTCTCCACCCGTCCCGTGGACCTCGACATGTACGGCAAGGACGTGGTCGAGGTCCGCTCGGCGCAGGGCGGGGTGCTGTACGCGGACGTCACCATCAAGTGGGCCGTCATCCCGGCCAGGGCGGTCGAGCTGTACCGGCTGGCGGGCAGCGAGGAGGCCGTCCAGGAGCGGCTGGTGGTGCCGGACAGCCGCGAGATCATCCGTAACGTCTTCGCGAAGCACACCAGCGAGGAGGGTTACGCCTCCGCCCGCGAGCAGATCGGCTCGGAGATCGCCACCCTCGTCAAGGCGCGGCTGGCACCGCGCGGAATCGACGTCACCAACGTCAATCTGCGCAACGTGAAGCCGTCGGACAAGCTCCAGGAACAGATAGACAAGAAGATCCAGCAGGAGCAGGACACCGAGCGGGCCGTCGAGGCGGCGCGTACGGCCAAGGCGGAGGCCGAGCGCAAGCGGATCGAGGCGGAGGGCATCGCCCGCGCCAACGGGATCCTCTCGAAGTCGCTGAGCGACAAGGTGCTGTACAACCAGTGCCTGGAGGCCTACAAGGAAGCCGCCAAGTACAACGCGGTGTACGCGGTGCCGTGCGGCACGGACGCGAACGGCACCCCGGTCATCGTGGACAGCACCAAGAAGTAG
- a CDS encoding DUF2771 domain-containing protein → MTSLRSASTARRRRAVAAVGAVGAGLLVLSACDKPTPISTITVGTSSVSSEASCYADGDGKELKTAELTECLKKDTAKDADIKSIKVDPDENVRFGVDPKIADEGWTILLNGNPLTDSSTKTYRTIPGSVFFNAQYGAQGDSTLVSIKEGENNVKGVWSFRLKKDS, encoded by the coding sequence ATGACCTCGTTGCGTTCCGCTTCCACTGCGCGCCGTCGCCGCGCTGTTGCCGCCGTCGGCGCCGTTGGTGCCGGACTGCTCGTCCTGTCCGCCTGCGACAAGCCGACGCCGATCTCCACGATCACCGTCGGCACCTCCTCGGTGAGCTCGGAGGCCTCCTGCTACGCCGACGGCGACGGCAAGGAGCTGAAGACGGCCGAGCTGACGGAGTGCCTCAAGAAGGACACCGCCAAGGACGCGGACATCAAGAGCATCAAGGTCGACCCGGACGAGAACGTGCGCTTCGGCGTCGACCCGAAGATCGCCGACGAGGGCTGGACGATCCTGCTGAACGGCAACCCGCTGACCGACTCCAGCACCAAGACGTACCGCACGATCCCGGGCAGCGTGTTCTTCAACGCCCAGTACGGCGCCCAGGGCGACTCGACGCTCGTCTCCATCAAGGAGGGCGAGAACAACGTCAAGGGCGTGTGGTCGTTCCGGCTGAAGAAGGACTCCTGA
- a CDS encoding 1,4-dihydroxy-6-naphthoate synthase, which produces MSTDMSTPVTPRAEHALRIAYSPCPNDTFVFDAWAHGRVPDAPALDVTFADIDITNGMAERGEFDVLKVSYAVLPYVLDEYALLPCGGALGRGCGPLVLTREAGADLTGRTVAVPSERSTAYLLFRLWAADTIPGGVGEVVVMPFHEIMPAVRDGKVDAGLVIHEARFTYGNYGLHRLADMGEHWEATTGLPIPLGAIIAKRSLGARTLHLLARAARTSVRAAWDDPEASRAYVLEHAQEMDPKVADQHIGLYVNEFTADLGEDGYAAVRGLLTRAAAEGLVPPLGPNALDFP; this is translated from the coding sequence ATGAGCACCGACATGAGCACCCCCGTGACCCCGCGAGCTGAACACGCGCTGCGGATCGCGTACTCGCCCTGCCCGAACGACACCTTCGTCTTCGACGCCTGGGCCCATGGCCGGGTGCCGGACGCGCCCGCGCTCGACGTGACGTTCGCGGACATCGACATCACCAACGGCATGGCCGAGCGCGGCGAGTTCGACGTACTGAAGGTGTCGTACGCCGTGCTGCCGTACGTCCTCGACGAGTACGCGCTGCTGCCCTGCGGGGGCGCGCTGGGGCGGGGCTGCGGGCCGCTGGTGCTCACCCGGGAGGCGGGGGCCGACCTGACCGGGCGCACGGTCGCGGTGCCGAGCGAGCGGTCGACGGCGTACCTGCTGTTCCGGCTGTGGGCGGCCGACACGATCCCCGGCGGGGTCGGGGAGGTCGTCGTGATGCCGTTCCACGAGATCATGCCCGCCGTGCGGGACGGGAAGGTCGACGCCGGGCTGGTCATCCACGAGGCGCGCTTCACGTACGGGAACTACGGGCTGCACCGGCTCGCGGACATGGGCGAGCACTGGGAGGCGACGACCGGGCTGCCGATCCCGCTCGGCGCGATCATCGCCAAGCGGTCGCTGGGAGCCCGGACGCTGCACCTGCTGGCCCGGGCGGCCCGGACGTCCGTACGGGCCGCCTGGGACGACCCTGAGGCCTCCCGGGCCTATGTCCTGGAGCACGCGCAGGAGATGGACCCGAAGGTCGCCGATCAGCACATCGGGCTGTACGTCAACGAGTTCACCGCCGACCTCGGCGAGGACGGCTACGCAGCGGTGCGAGGGCTGCTCACACGCGCGGCGGCCGAGGGGCTGGTGCCGCCCCTCGGCCCGAACGCACTCGATTTCCCCTAG
- a CDS encoding MFS transporter, giving the protein MATERSPHGATGTGGTQGHNRSGTGTKSGRRGVRDRMNGSVRAVGRALHFPVTGTARGIRKATHAHGAGESGLGKLIELHAVNGAGDVMITIALASTVFFSVPTDEARGRVAIYLGITMAPFTLLAPVIGPLLDRLPHGRRAAMAGAMLARALLALLLAGAVATGSIELYPAALGVLVASKAYGVVRSAVVPRLLPPGFSLVKANSRVTLSGLLATGVAAPIGAGLQAIGPRWPLYGAFVIFIAGTFLSFTLPHKVDSAKGEDIALLAADPEHLHGPHRRETLRRPGLRTVGTAVTHALAANAALRCLSGFLIFFLAFLLREHPLTGESAAWSLGMVAVAAGVGNALGTAVGAAVKQRAPELIVVTVVAVVLGAAIVAAVFFGAALVACLAAVAGFCQALAKLSLDALIQRDVPEHVRSSAFARSETLLQMAWVLGGAIGIALPLVGELGLGVAAAIVATGWLTTVKGLVGSARHGGRAHPRVA; this is encoded by the coding sequence GTGGCAACCGAGAGGTCGCCCCACGGCGCCACCGGGACCGGTGGGACCCAGGGGCACAACCGGAGCGGCACCGGCACCAAGAGCGGCCGGCGTGGCGTACGGGACCGGATGAACGGGTCCGTACGTGCGGTCGGCCGCGCCCTGCACTTCCCGGTGACCGGTACGGCCCGGGGCATCCGCAAGGCCACCCACGCGCACGGGGCCGGAGAGTCCGGGCTCGGCAAGCTCATCGAACTGCACGCGGTGAACGGCGCCGGCGACGTCATGATCACCATCGCCCTCGCCTCCACCGTGTTCTTCTCCGTCCCCACCGACGAGGCACGCGGGCGCGTGGCCATCTACCTCGGCATCACCATGGCGCCCTTCACTCTCCTGGCCCCCGTGATCGGCCCCCTCCTCGACCGGCTCCCGCACGGCCGCCGCGCCGCGATGGCCGGCGCGATGCTCGCCCGCGCCCTCCTCGCCCTGCTGCTGGCCGGCGCGGTCGCCACCGGCAGCATCGAGCTGTACCCGGCCGCGCTGGGCGTCCTGGTCGCCTCGAAGGCGTACGGCGTGGTCCGCAGCGCCGTCGTACCCCGTCTCCTGCCGCCCGGGTTCTCCCTGGTGAAGGCCAATTCGCGGGTCACGCTGAGCGGGCTGCTCGCCACCGGTGTGGCCGCGCCCATCGGCGCCGGACTCCAGGCCATCGGCCCGCGCTGGCCGCTCTACGGCGCCTTCGTGATCTTCATCGCGGGTACGTTCCTGTCCTTCACGCTCCCCCACAAGGTGGACTCCGCCAAGGGCGAGGACATCGCCCTGCTGGCCGCCGACCCTGAGCATCTGCACGGCCCGCACCGCCGCGAGACCCTGCGCCGACCGGGCCTGCGCACGGTCGGTACGGCCGTCACGCACGCCCTGGCGGCCAACGCCGCCCTGCGCTGCCTGTCCGGCTTCCTGATCTTCTTCCTCGCCTTCCTGCTCCGCGAGCATCCGCTGACCGGGGAGAGCGCCGCGTGGTCGCTGGGCATGGTCGCCGTCGCGGCCGGCGTCGGCAACGCGCTCGGTACGGCGGTCGGGGCGGCCGTGAAGCAGCGTGCGCCGGAGCTGATCGTCGTGACGGTCGTCGCCGTGGTCCTCGGCGCGGCGATCGTGGCCGCGGTCTTCTTCGGCGCCGCCCTGGTCGCCTGTCTGGCCGCGGTCGCCGGGTTCTGCCAGGCCCTCGCCAAGCTGTCCCTGGACGCGCTGATCCAGCGGGACGTCCCCGAACACGTCCGCTCCTCCGCGTTCGCCCGCTCGGAGACACTGCTCCAGATGGCCTGGGTGCTCGGCGGCGCGATCGGCATCGCACTGCCGCTGGTGGGCGAGCTGGGCCTCGGGGTGGCCGCCGCGATCGTCGCCACGGGCTGGCTGACCACCGTCAAGGGCCTGGTCGGCTCGGCCCGCCACGGGGGCCGGGCGCACCCCCGGGTCGCCTGA
- a CDS encoding futalosine hydrolase, protein MVVPAEEGLLTISGVRVLVATAVPAERDAVAQAFDSAEGNTTDPTFDVIAAGVGPAASAAAVASALTAAALSGTPYDLVVSAGIAGGFQPQAPVGSLVVADEITVADLGAETPDGFVPVTALGFGAVTHRPPESLVRDLTVATGALPGAVLTVSTVTGSAERAAELGARHPGALAEAMEGFGVAEAAAAHGVPVLEIRAVSNPVGPRDRAAWRIGDALTALTDAFGKLAPVLESWNPHEHRHEHPRDPAS, encoded by the coding sequence GTGGTCGTTCCGGCTGAAGAAGGACTCCTGACGATCTCGGGGGTACGAGTCCTCGTCGCCACCGCGGTCCCCGCCGAACGGGACGCGGTGGCACAGGCGTTCGATTCCGCTGAGGGCAACACCACCGACCCGACGTTCGACGTCATCGCCGCGGGAGTCGGTCCCGCCGCCTCCGCCGCGGCCGTCGCCTCGGCGCTCACCGCCGCCGCCCTCAGCGGCACCCCGTACGACCTGGTCGTCTCGGCGGGCATCGCCGGTGGTTTCCAGCCGCAGGCGCCGGTCGGCTCACTGGTCGTCGCCGACGAGATCACCGTCGCGGACCTGGGCGCCGAGACCCCGGACGGGTTCGTCCCGGTCACCGCGCTCGGCTTCGGCGCCGTCACCCACCGTCCGCCGGAATCACTCGTACGGGATCTCACGGTCGCGACCGGCGCTCTCCCGGGCGCCGTACTGACCGTCTCCACCGTCACCGGCAGCGCCGAACGCGCCGCCGAACTGGGCGCCCGGCACCCGGGTGCGCTGGCCGAGGCGATGGAGGGCTTCGGGGTCGCCGAGGCCGCCGCCGCGCACGGTGTGCCGGTGCTGGAGATCCGGGCCGTGTCCAACCCCGTCGGCCCCCGCGACCGCGCCGCCTGGCGCATCGGCGACGCGCTCACGGCACTGACGGACGCCTTCGGGAAGCTCGCCCCCGTACTGGAGAGTTGGAACCCGCATGAGCACCGACATGAGCACCCCCGTGACCCCGCGAGCTGA